Proteins encoded together in one Spartinivicinus poritis window:
- a CDS encoding DUF2845 domain-containing protein — MLHFPRAIAVTISLVIGWALSLPSHAFRCKTKLVVEGYTTGQVINRCGKPAIREEIVVEHIRRYHDGFEASNYITKEFWVYGASSSRFIRILTFEDDELVKIETGGYGGHIAKRVNCIEPKGAIEQGDNIALVAYLCGEPTRARLVGRIKGRYFYRGYNFANQIIEEWDYFQKGSNRKRVYRFRDGILDSIRDEDIY, encoded by the coding sequence CGTTATCTTTACCAAGTCATGCATTCCGTTGTAAAACCAAGCTAGTGGTTGAGGGGTATACAACAGGACAAGTGATTAATCGTTGTGGTAAGCCTGCTATTCGAGAGGAAATCGTGGTTGAGCATATTCGCCGCTATCATGATGGTTTTGAGGCCTCAAACTATATAACAAAAGAGTTTTGGGTGTATGGTGCCAGCTCTAGTCGCTTTATACGTATTTTGACATTTGAAGATGATGAGTTAGTAAAAATTGAAACAGGTGGCTATGGCGGTCATATAGCTAAACGAGTCAACTGTATAGAGCCAAAGGGGGCAATTGAGCAAGGTGATAACATAGCCTTGGTCGCTTATTTGTGTGGTGAGCCTACCAGGGCCAGGTTAGTCGGGCGCATTAAAGGTCGCTATTTTTATCGAGGTTATAACTTTGCCAATCAAATTATTGAAGAGTGGGACTATTTTCAAAAAGGCTCTAATCGTAAACGAGTTTATCGCTTTAGAGATGGTATTTTAGATTCTATTCGTGATGAGGATATTTACTGA